The Mycolicibacterium boenickei genome has a segment encoding these proteins:
- the ppc gene encoding phosphoenolpyruvate carboxylase, with product MADGPDTALDPIGAVQRTPVGREATEPMREDIRLLGAILGDTVREQNGAEVFDLVERARVESFRVRRSEIDRAELADLFSGIDIHQAIPVIRAFTHFALLANVAEDIHRERRRAVHEAAGEPPQDSSLAATYRKLDEAISSAHLDAATVADALSGALVAPVITAHPTETRRRTVFDTQHRVTELMRLRLHGLSRTADGRDIEVELRRHILTLWQTALVRLSRLKISDEIETGLRYYPAAFFDVIPQVNAEVRTALQARWPGAHLLEQPILRPGSWIGGDRDGNPNVDAGVVRLATGRAAHVAFAHYFAEITALEEELSMSARLVAVSDGLTALADACHEPARADEPYRRALRVIHARLTATGREILDEQPEHELDLGLEPYGAPEEFLADLDTVDASLRGNGSAVVADDRLARLREAVRVFGFHLCGLDMRQNSEVHEQVVAELLAWAGVHPDYASLPEPQRVELLAREISTRRPLIGEGAELSELARKELDIVGAAARAVTVFGAAAVPNYIISMCQSVSDLLEAAILLKEAGLLDVSGAAHGDEVYAPVGIVPLFETIDDLQRGAAILQEALALPVYRSIVAARGQHQEVMLGYSDSNKDGGYLAANWALYRAELDLVEAARKTGIRLRLFHGRGGTVGRGGGPSYDAILAQPPGAVKGSLRITEQGEVIAAKYAEPRIAHRNLETLLAATLESTLLDVEGLGDEAEPAYQVLDELAALAQRSYAELVHETPGFVEYFKASTPVSEIGALNIGSRPSSRKPTTSIADLRAIPWVLAWSQSRVMLPGWYGTGTAFEQWIGEDESRVAVLQDLYERWPFFRTVLSNMAQVLAKSDMGLAARYSELVDDAELRARVFDKIVAEHDRTIAMYKLITGQDDLLADNPALARSVFNRFPYLEPLNHLQVELLRRYRAGDTDERVQRGILLTMSGLATALRNSG from the coding sequence ATGGCTGACGGTCCCGACACTGCGCTCGACCCGATCGGCGCGGTTCAGCGCACTCCCGTAGGCCGCGAGGCCACCGAGCCCATGCGCGAGGACATCCGGCTGCTCGGCGCGATTCTCGGCGACACCGTGCGCGAGCAGAACGGCGCGGAGGTTTTCGACCTGGTCGAGCGGGCGCGAGTGGAATCCTTCCGGGTTCGTCGTTCGGAGATCGACCGCGCCGAGCTCGCCGATCTGTTCTCCGGTATCGACATCCATCAGGCCATCCCCGTCATCCGCGCGTTCACCCACTTCGCGCTGCTGGCCAATGTGGCCGAGGACATCCACCGGGAGCGGCGCCGGGCCGTGCACGAAGCGGCAGGCGAACCGCCCCAGGACAGCAGCCTGGCCGCGACGTATCGCAAACTCGACGAGGCGATCTCGTCCGCCCACCTCGACGCCGCCACCGTCGCCGACGCGTTGAGCGGGGCCCTCGTCGCACCGGTGATCACCGCACATCCGACCGAAACCCGGCGCCGGACCGTGTTCGACACCCAGCACCGGGTCACCGAGTTGATGCGGCTGCGGCTGCACGGGCTGAGCCGTACCGCCGACGGCCGCGACATCGAGGTCGAGTTGCGGCGCCACATCCTCACGCTGTGGCAGACGGCTCTCGTGCGGTTGTCCCGGCTCAAGATCTCCGACGAGATCGAAACCGGCCTGCGGTACTACCCGGCGGCATTCTTCGACGTGATCCCACAGGTCAACGCTGAGGTACGCACCGCGTTGCAGGCCCGCTGGCCCGGGGCGCACCTGCTGGAGCAGCCGATCCTACGGCCGGGCAGCTGGATCGGCGGGGACCGCGACGGAAACCCCAACGTCGACGCGGGCGTGGTGCGGCTGGCCACCGGGCGGGCCGCTCACGTGGCCTTCGCCCACTACTTCGCCGAGATCACCGCGTTGGAGGAAGAGCTGTCGATGTCGGCGCGGCTGGTCGCGGTCAGCGACGGGCTCACCGCACTGGCCGATGCCTGTCACGAGCCGGCCCGCGCCGACGAACCGTACCGGCGGGCATTGCGCGTGATCCACGCCAGATTGACCGCAACCGGACGCGAAATCCTCGACGAACAACCAGAACACGAACTCGACCTGGGCCTCGAACCCTATGGTGCGCCAGAGGAGTTCCTGGCCGACCTCGACACGGTGGACGCCTCGCTGCGCGGCAACGGCAGTGCGGTGGTGGCCGACGATCGGCTGGCCCGGCTACGAGAAGCGGTGCGGGTCTTCGGCTTTCACCTGTGCGGGCTGGACATGAGGCAGAACTCGGAGGTGCACGAGCAGGTGGTCGCCGAGCTGTTGGCATGGGCCGGGGTGCATCCCGACTACGCGTCGTTACCCGAGCCGCAGCGGGTGGAGCTGCTCGCGCGCGAGATCTCGACCCGCCGCCCGTTGATCGGGGAGGGCGCCGAGCTGTCGGAGCTGGCCCGCAAGGAACTCGATATCGTCGGCGCCGCCGCGCGGGCGGTCACCGTCTTCGGCGCCGCGGCTGTGCCCAACTACATCATCTCCATGTGCCAATCGGTGTCCGACCTGCTCGAGGCCGCGATTCTGCTGAAAGAGGCCGGCTTGCTCGATGTTTCGGGTGCGGCGCACGGGGACGAGGTGTACGCGCCGGTCGGGATCGTGCCGCTGTTCGAAACGATCGACGATCTGCAGCGGGGTGCGGCGATCCTGCAGGAGGCGTTGGCGCTGCCGGTCTACCGCAGCATCGTCGCAGCCCGCGGCCAGCATCAGGAAGTGATGCTGGGGTACTCGGACTCGAACAAGGACGGCGGCTACCTGGCGGCGAACTGGGCGCTGTACCGGGCCGAACTGGATCTCGTCGAAGCCGCACGCAAGACCGGTATTCGGTTGCGCCTGTTCCACGGTCGCGGCGGCACCGTGGGCCGTGGTGGCGGACCTAGCTATGACGCGATCCTGGCGCAGCCGCCCGGCGCCGTGAAGGGTTCACTGCGGATCACCGAGCAGGGCGAGGTGATCGCCGCCAAGTACGCGGAGCCGCGGATCGCGCACCGCAACCTGGAGACCCTGCTGGCCGCGACGCTGGAATCCACCCTGCTCGACGTAGAGGGACTGGGCGACGAAGCCGAGCCGGCCTATCAAGTACTCGATGAGCTGGCTGCCCTGGCGCAGCGCTCCTACGCCGAACTGGTCCACGAGACACCGGGATTCGTCGAATACTTCAAGGCATCGACACCGGTGAGCGAGATCGGTGCGCTCAACATCGGCAGCCGGCCCAGCTCACGCAAGCCGACCACCTCGATAGCCGATCTGCGGGCCATCCCGTGGGTACTGGCCTGGAGCCAGTCGCGGGTGATGCTGCCCGGTTGGTACGGCACCGGCACGGCGTTCGAACAGTGGATCGGCGAGGACGAGTCCCGGGTTGCGGTGCTGCAGGATCTCTACGAGCGCTGGCCGTTCTTCCGCACGGTGCTGTCGAACATGGCTCAGGTGCTGGCCAAGTCCGACATGGGTCTGGCCGCACGGTATTCCGAGCTGGTCGACGACGCGGAACTGCGAGCCAGGGTGTTCGACAAGATCGTTGCCGAGCACGATCGCACCATCGCCATGTACAAGCTGATCACCGGCCAGGACGACCTGCTGGCCGACAACCCGGCGTTGGCCCGCTCGGTGTTCAACCGGTTTCCGTACCTCGAACCGCTCAATCACCTGCAGGTCGAGCTGCTGCGCCGGTACCGGGCGGGAGATACCGATGAACGGGTGCAGCGGGGGATCCTGCTGACCATGAGCGGGCTCGCGACCGCCCTGCGCAACAGCGGTTAG
- a CDS encoding TetR/AcrR family transcriptional regulator, with protein MVDDQGAEGVKPARLTRAETQARTRAALLDAAAETCARKGYAAASVDEIASAAGYSVGAVYSNFSSKEKLFSELMNERASGRIDQVVQAVSEDADGGPLRALGRVLVEIADNDIAFEAIQAEFWLHAVRNPDAMQILQDRSARTLASLREILADALERNNIDDSVSVEGFAVVVLALFQGLIRQRRIDSARVPEELFGQALAWQLAGMPKKDRG; from the coding sequence ATGGTTGACGACCAAGGTGCCGAAGGCGTCAAGCCTGCGCGGCTGACGCGGGCAGAGACCCAGGCCCGGACCCGTGCGGCACTGTTGGACGCGGCCGCCGAGACCTGCGCCAGGAAGGGCTACGCCGCGGCATCTGTCGACGAGATCGCGTCCGCGGCAGGGTATTCGGTCGGCGCGGTCTACTCGAATTTCTCCAGCAAGGAGAAGCTGTTCTCCGAACTGATGAACGAGCGGGCTTCCGGCCGGATCGACCAGGTGGTGCAGGCGGTATCCGAGGACGCCGACGGGGGGCCACTGCGGGCCCTTGGCCGGGTGCTCGTCGAGATCGCCGACAACGACATCGCGTTCGAAGCCATCCAGGCGGAGTTCTGGTTGCATGCCGTGCGCAACCCCGACGCCATGCAGATCCTGCAGGACCGGTCCGCACGGACGTTGGCCTCGCTGCGCGAAATCCTCGCCGATGCGCTGGAGCGCAACAACATCGACGACAGCGTGTCCGTGGAGGGATTCGCGGTGGTTGTCCTGGCCCTCTTCCAGGGCCTGATCCGGCAGCGCCGCATCGACTCCGCTCGGGTGCCCGAGGAGCTTTTCGGTCAGGCCCTGGCCTGGCAACTGGCCGGCATGCCCAAGAAAGACAGGGGATAA
- a CDS encoding sterol desaturase family protein, with protein MDPVRIGLYAMPAFFVLMAVEFLSYHFDKDEDVTGTTRRRAGISWRDSATNLSVYALGFVLRPLDKFIAVPMVAIAAAVTPLHLSAAHWWVWVLAIVLADLAYYLQHRMSHRIRMFWAAHNVHHSSQYFNLSTALRLSWLIPGSFLSTIGYVGLALIGIPAWLVFLSQAIVLLYQFPIHTERIDRLPRAIEYVFNTPSHHRVHHGANNPYLDKNYAGIFILWDRMFGTFVAEDEPVRYGLTKNIDTHNPIKVNYHEFVAMIGDVARARTWRGRLGYLFGPPGWSEKADAATIVEPSLQKVAAPTGAR; from the coding sequence ATGGATCCGGTGCGGATCGGCCTTTACGCCATGCCCGCGTTCTTCGTCCTGATGGCTGTAGAGTTCCTCAGCTATCACTTCGACAAGGACGAGGACGTCACGGGCACAACCCGGCGCCGGGCCGGGATCTCGTGGCGCGACAGCGCCACCAACCTGTCCGTCTACGCGCTGGGCTTCGTCCTGCGGCCGTTGGACAAGTTCATCGCGGTGCCGATGGTGGCGATCGCCGCAGCCGTGACGCCGCTGCACCTGTCCGCAGCCCACTGGTGGGTCTGGGTGCTGGCCATCGTGCTCGCCGATCTGGCCTACTACCTGCAACACCGGATGTCGCACCGCATTCGGATGTTCTGGGCCGCGCACAACGTGCACCACTCAAGCCAGTACTTCAACCTGTCCACCGCGCTGCGGTTGTCCTGGCTCATCCCAGGATCGTTCCTGTCCACCATCGGTTACGTCGGGCTGGCGCTGATCGGGATCCCGGCCTGGCTGGTCTTCCTCTCGCAGGCGATCGTGTTGCTCTACCAGTTCCCGATTCACACCGAGCGCATCGATCGGCTGCCCCGCGCGATCGAGTACGTGTTCAACACCCCGTCGCACCATCGGGTGCACCACGGCGCCAACAACCCCTACCTCGACAAGAACTACGCAGGCATCTTCATCCTGTGGGACCGGATGTTCGGCACCTTCGTCGCCGAGGACGAGCCTGTCCGCTACGGCCTCACCAAGAACATCGACACCCACAACCCGATCAAGGTGAATTACCACGAGTTCGTCGCCATGATCGGCGACGTGGCGAGGGCCCGCACCTGGCGCGGCCGCCTCGGCTACCTGTTCGGGCCCCCGGGGTGGAGTGAAAAAGCCGATGCCGCAACGATTGTCGAGCCCAGCCTGCAGAAGGTGGCGGCGCCGACCGGGGCCCGCTAG
- the tpiA gene encoding triose-phosphate isomerase: MARKPLIAGNWKMNLNHFEAIALVQKIAFALPDKYFDKVDVTVIPPFTDLRSVQTLVDGDKLRLTYGAQDVSKHDSGAYTGEISGAFLAKLGCSFVVVGHSERRTYHGETDELVAAKAAAAFKHGITPIICIGEQLEVREAGNHVEYNVNSLRGSLAGLTKEQIGQAVIAYEPVWAIGTGRVASAADAQEVCKAIRDELGNLSTPALAAGVRVLYGGSVNAKNVGEIVAQGDVDGALVGGASLDGEQFATLSAIAAGGPLP, from the coding sequence ATGGCCCGTAAGCCGCTCATTGCCGGCAACTGGAAGATGAACCTCAACCATTTCGAGGCCATCGCATTGGTGCAGAAGATCGCATTCGCGTTGCCGGACAAGTACTTCGACAAAGTCGATGTGACCGTCATCCCGCCGTTCACCGACCTGCGCAGTGTGCAGACCCTGGTCGACGGGGACAAGTTGCGGCTCACCTACGGTGCCCAGGACGTGTCGAAGCACGATTCCGGCGCCTACACCGGTGAGATCAGCGGGGCGTTCCTGGCCAAGCTCGGATGCAGCTTCGTGGTCGTGGGTCACTCCGAGCGGCGCACCTACCACGGTGAGACCGACGAGCTCGTGGCGGCCAAGGCCGCGGCGGCGTTCAAGCACGGCATCACCCCGATCATCTGTATCGGCGAGCAGCTTGAGGTGCGCGAGGCCGGCAACCACGTCGAGTACAACGTGAACTCGTTGCGCGGCTCGCTGGCCGGGCTCACGAAGGAACAGATCGGCCAGGCGGTTATCGCCTACGAGCCGGTGTGGGCCATCGGCACCGGCCGGGTAGCCAGCGCGGCAGACGCGCAGGAGGTCTGCAAGGCCATCCGTGACGAGCTCGGCAACCTGTCGACGCCCGCGCTGGCGGCCGGAGTACGGGTGCTCTACGGCGGGTCGGTCAATGCCAAGAACGTCGGTGAGATCGTGGCGCAGGGCGACGTGGACGGCGCCCTCGTCGGCGGCGCTTCGCTGGACGGCGAGCAGTTCGCCACGCTGTCGGCGATCGCCGCGGGCGGACCGCTGCCGTAA
- the secG gene encoding preprotein translocase subunit SecG, whose product MELALQITLVVTSVLVVLLVLLHRAKGGGLSTLFGGGVQSSLSGSTVVEKNLDRLTLFVTGIWLVSIVGVALLIKYS is encoded by the coding sequence ATGGAATTGGCTCTGCAGATCACTCTGGTCGTGACCAGCGTGCTGGTCGTGCTCTTGGTGCTGCTGCATCGTGCCAAGGGTGGCGGTTTGTCCACCCTGTTCGGTGGCGGTGTCCAGTCCAGCCTGTCCGGCTCCACTGTGGTCGAGAAGAACCTCGACCGGCTGACGCTGTTCGTGACCGGCATCTGGCTGGTGTCCATCGTCGGCGTCGCGCTGCTGATCAAGTACAGCTAG
- a CDS encoding phospholipase D-like domain-containing protein: MTRSLIILPDDSAQPVLDAIGAATRSVRIKMFAFNHLPLLEAVVAAHRRGVDVKVMLNPERRDGETDNDVARETLQRFGIEVRASNPAFDLTHEKSMVVDDDHAFVESLNWTEENFTVTRDYAVVTPSAYEVAEIVDCFEADWAREQFDPGGGAHLIWCPTNGRHRIAEFIDSAKHTLFVQNERYQDPVIIERLVRAAHRGVKVHVMARAAHHLKSGKLLEGVSGMRILDDVGIKIHRLKHMKLHAKMILADRERAIVGSINFSPGSFDHRRELAIEVTDHHIIKRLNEVAHHDWKRSEPMDLSDDGLIADLVGQDPHELDQLALHDREI, from the coding sequence GTGACACGTTCGCTGATCATCCTGCCCGACGACTCCGCACAGCCGGTGCTCGACGCAATCGGCGCGGCCACCCGGTCGGTGCGCATCAAGATGTTCGCCTTCAACCACCTGCCGCTGCTGGAGGCCGTGGTCGCCGCCCACCGGCGCGGCGTGGACGTCAAGGTCATGCTCAACCCCGAGCGCCGCGACGGGGAGACCGACAACGATGTCGCGCGGGAGACGTTGCAGCGGTTCGGTATCGAGGTGCGTGCCAGCAACCCGGCCTTCGACCTGACGCACGAGAAATCCATGGTCGTCGACGATGACCATGCCTTTGTCGAGTCGTTGAACTGGACCGAGGAGAACTTCACGGTGACGCGGGACTATGCCGTCGTCACACCCAGCGCCTACGAAGTCGCCGAGATCGTCGACTGCTTCGAGGCCGACTGGGCGCGTGAGCAGTTCGATCCCGGCGGTGGGGCACACCTGATCTGGTGCCCGACCAACGGTCGGCATCGCATCGCCGAGTTCATCGACAGCGCCAAACACACCCTGTTCGTCCAGAACGAGCGATACCAGGACCCGGTGATCATCGAGCGTCTGGTCCGTGCGGCGCATCGCGGGGTGAAGGTTCACGTCATGGCCCGCGCCGCGCACCACCTCAAGTCGGGCAAGCTCCTCGAAGGCGTCAGCGGGATGCGCATCCTGGACGACGTCGGCATCAAGATCCACCGGCTGAAGCACATGAAGCTGCACGCCAAGATGATTCTCGCCGACCGCGAGCGGGCCATCGTCGGCTCGATCAACTTCTCCCCGGGCAGCTTCGACCATCGTCGCGAACTGGCCATCGAGGTGACCGACCACCACATCATCAAGCGACTGAACGAGGTGGCCCATCACGACTGGAAACGCTCCGAGCCGATGGACCTGTCGGACGACGGGCTGATCGCCGATCTGGTCGGCCAGGATCCGCACGAACTCGACCAACTCGCCCTACACGACCGCGAAATCTGA
- a CDS encoding phosphoglycerate kinase: protein MAVKTLADLLAEGVEGRGVLVRSDLNVPLDDGKITDPGRIIASVPTLKALAEAGAKVVVTAHLGRPKGTPDPKLSLAPVAAALGEKLGRHVQLAGDVVGTDALARAEGLTDGDVLLLENIRFDPRETSKDDAERLALAKALAALVEGADGSPGAFVSDGFGVVHRKQASVYDVATLLPHYAGTLVATEVQVLEQLTNSTERPYAVVLGGSKVSDKLAVIENLATKADSIVIGGGMCFTFLAAQGVSVGTSLLQEEMIDTCKRLLDTYADVIHLPVDIVVADKFAADAEPETVASDRIPDGKMGLDIGPESVKRFTALLSNAKTVFWNGPMGVFEFPAFAAGTKGVAEAIIGATEKGAFSVVGGGDSAAAVRQLGLAEDGFSHISTGGGASLEYLEGKTLPGIEVLES from the coding sequence ATGGCTGTCAAGACACTCGCTGACCTGTTGGCCGAGGGTGTGGAAGGACGCGGCGTGCTGGTCCGCTCCGACCTCAACGTCCCTCTCGACGACGGCAAGATCACCGACCCGGGCCGCATCATCGCGTCGGTCCCGACCCTGAAGGCGCTGGCCGAGGCCGGTGCCAAGGTTGTCGTCACCGCGCACCTGGGCCGTCCCAAGGGAACCCCGGACCCGAAGCTGTCGCTGGCCCCGGTCGCCGCGGCGCTGGGGGAGAAGCTCGGGCGCCACGTACAGCTGGCCGGCGACGTGGTCGGTACCGACGCACTGGCCCGCGCCGAGGGACTGACCGACGGCGACGTCCTGCTGCTGGAGAACATCCGCTTCGATCCGCGGGAGACCAGCAAGGACGACGCCGAACGGTTGGCGCTGGCCAAGGCGCTGGCCGCCCTCGTCGAAGGTGCCGACGGTTCACCGGGTGCGTTCGTCTCCGACGGGTTCGGCGTGGTGCACCGCAAGCAGGCGTCCGTGTATGACGTCGCCACCTTGCTGCCGCATTACGCGGGCACGCTGGTGGCCACCGAGGTTCAGGTGCTGGAGCAGCTGACCAACTCGACCGAGCGGCCCTACGCCGTGGTGCTCGGCGGCTCCAAGGTCTCCGACAAGCTCGCGGTGATCGAGAATCTCGCCACCAAGGCCGACAGCATTGTCATCGGCGGTGGTATGTGCTTCACCTTCCTTGCCGCCCAAGGGGTTTCGGTGGGTACCTCACTGCTGCAGGAAGAGATGATCGACACCTGCAAGCGGCTGCTCGACACCTACGCCGACGTGATCCATCTCCCGGTGGACATCGTGGTGGCCGACAAGTTCGCCGCTGACGCCGAGCCGGAGACCGTGGCCTCCGATCGGATTCCCGACGGCAAGATGGGCCTGGACATCGGCCCGGAGTCGGTGAAGCGCTTCACCGCACTGCTGTCCAACGCCAAGACCGTGTTCTGGAACGGCCCGATGGGCGTGTTCGAGTTCCCGGCATTCGCGGCGGGCACCAAGGGCGTGGCCGAGGCGATCATCGGGGCCACCGAGAAGGGCGCCTTCAGCGTCGTCGGCGGTGGCGACTCGGCAGCCGCGGTGCGCCAGCTCGGCCTGGCCGAGGACGGCTTCTCGCACATCTCGACCGGCGGCGGGGCGTCGCTGGAATACCTTGAGGGCAAGACCCTCCCCGGCATCGAAGTACTGGAGTCGTAG
- the gap gene encoding type I glyceraldehyde-3-phosphate dehydrogenase: MTIRVGVNGFGRIGRNFYRALATQQAEGTNTDIEIVAVNDLTDNATLAHLLKFDSILGRLPQEVSLEGEDTIVIGDKKIKALEVKEGPAALPWGDLGVDVVVESTGIFTKREKAQGHLDAGAKKVIISAPASDEDITIVLGVNDDKYDGSQNIISNASCTTNCLGPLAKVLNDEFGIVKGLMTTIHAYTQDQNLQDGPHKDLRRARAAALNIVPTSTGAAKAIGLVLPELKGKLDGYALRVPIPTGSVTDLTAELAKAAPADEINAAMKAAAEGPMKGILKYYDAPIVSSDIVTDPHSSIFDSGLTKVIDNQAKVVSWYDNEWGYSNRLVDLVALVGKSL, translated from the coding sequence GTGACCATCCGGGTAGGCGTTAACGGCTTCGGCCGCATCGGGCGCAACTTCTACCGGGCCCTGGCGACGCAGCAGGCCGAGGGCACGAACACCGACATCGAGATCGTGGCGGTCAACGACCTCACCGACAACGCCACCCTGGCTCACCTGCTGAAGTTCGATTCGATCCTGGGCCGCCTGCCGCAGGAGGTCAGCCTCGAGGGCGAGGACACCATCGTCATCGGCGACAAGAAGATCAAGGCGCTCGAGGTGAAGGAAGGCCCGGCGGCCCTCCCGTGGGGCGACCTCGGAGTCGACGTCGTCGTCGAGTCGACCGGCATCTTCACCAAGCGCGAAAAGGCGCAGGGTCACCTGGACGCGGGCGCCAAGAAGGTCATCATCTCCGCGCCGGCCAGCGACGAGGACATCACCATCGTGCTCGGCGTCAACGACGACAAGTACGACGGCAGCCAGAACATCATCTCCAACGCCTCCTGCACCACCAACTGCCTCGGCCCGCTGGCCAAGGTCCTCAACGACGAGTTCGGCATCGTCAAGGGCCTGATGACCACCATCCACGCCTACACCCAGGACCAGAACCTTCAGGACGGCCCGCACAAGGATCTGCGGCGCGCCCGCGCTGCCGCGCTGAACATCGTGCCGACCTCCACCGGTGCCGCAAAAGCAATTGGCCTCGTCTTACCTGAATTGAAAGGCAAGCTGGACGGCTACGCCCTGCGCGTGCCGATCCCCACGGGGTCGGTCACCGACCTGACCGCCGAGCTGGCGAAGGCGGCGCCCGCCGACGAGATCAACGCCGCGATGAAGGCCGCGGCCGAGGGACCGATGAAGGGCATCCTCAAGTACTATGACGCGCCGATCGTGTCGAGTGACATCGTCACCGATCCGCACAGCTCGATCTTCGACTCCGGCCTGACCAAGGTCATCGACAATCAGGCCAAGGTCGTCTCCTGGTATGACAACGAGTGGGGTTACTCCAACCGCCTCGTCGATCTGGTCGCTCTCGTAGGGAAGTCGCTCTAA
- a CDS encoding ABC transporter ATP-binding protein produces the protein MRLILELIRPYRLLIAGIFAVLLVQIATGLAAPWPLKVVLDSVVGHHPLPGWLQGLLQPLLGGESKMHIAGLAAIMVLVIAVVAAIASYISNYLTETVGQRIGNDLRTRAYHHLQQLSLNYFDTHRVGPILSTLTDDVDTIQSFASSSTLGIATDLLTIVGMLAMMLWLQWDFTLIALAVAPLLLLFVSRIRKAVKAATHEVRRRESDIVAVAEEGLQSIRVVKAFDREDMQERELAAAGQQAVDAALNARRVKSVVSPIVGVVVAACTAVVLWRGSALILAGAMTAGTLTVFISYLASFFKPVQDLAKLTNTIAMASVGVDRVNALLTAETSVEERPDAVDAERIKGAISFERVAFSYDSETPVLRDVTFEVKPGQLVGVVGHTGSGKSSLVSLIPRFYDPSMGTVRIDGVDLRDYKLHELRRQIAYVLQDTVLFRGTIRDNIAFGRPDADHDEIVEMAKLANAHEFISEMPQGYDSPVGERGLTLSGGQRQRIGIARALIRDSPILILDEPTAALDAESERLVMSALQRLMKDRTVITIAHRLSTIRDADSIVVLEEGRVVEQGTHTELLTAGGRYAELHRIQYEDETT, from the coding sequence ATGCGACTGATTCTTGAGCTGATCCGCCCGTACCGGTTGCTGATCGCCGGAATCTTCGCCGTATTGCTGGTGCAGATCGCCACCGGTCTCGCCGCGCCGTGGCCGCTCAAGGTCGTGCTGGACAGCGTGGTCGGCCACCACCCGCTGCCCGGCTGGCTGCAGGGGCTGCTGCAGCCGCTGCTGGGCGGCGAGAGCAAGATGCACATCGCCGGTCTCGCGGCGATCATGGTCCTGGTCATCGCCGTGGTGGCAGCGATCGCGTCGTACATCTCCAACTACCTGACCGAAACCGTCGGCCAGCGCATCGGCAACGACCTGCGCACCCGGGCCTACCACCACCTGCAGCAGTTGTCGCTCAACTACTTCGACACCCACCGCGTCGGGCCCATCCTGAGCACGCTCACCGACGACGTCGACACCATCCAGAGCTTCGCGTCGTCCTCGACCCTGGGCATCGCAACCGACCTGCTGACCATCGTGGGCATGTTGGCCATGATGTTGTGGCTGCAATGGGACTTCACGCTCATCGCGCTCGCCGTGGCGCCCCTGCTCCTGCTGTTCGTGTCCCGGATCCGGAAGGCCGTGAAGGCCGCGACCCACGAAGTGCGCAGACGGGAATCCGACATCGTCGCCGTCGCGGAGGAGGGCCTGCAGTCCATCCGCGTCGTCAAGGCATTCGACCGCGAGGACATGCAGGAACGTGAGCTGGCAGCCGCCGGCCAGCAGGCCGTCGATGCGGCACTCAACGCGCGGCGCGTGAAATCGGTGGTGTCACCGATCGTCGGCGTCGTGGTGGCCGCCTGCACCGCGGTGGTGTTGTGGCGCGGTTCGGCACTCATCCTCGCGGGTGCGATGACGGCAGGCACGCTGACCGTGTTCATCTCCTACCTGGCGTCGTTCTTCAAGCCGGTGCAGGATCTGGCCAAGCTCACCAACACCATCGCCATGGCCTCGGTCGGGGTGGACCGCGTCAACGCGCTGCTCACCGCGGAGACGTCGGTCGAGGAGCGGCCGGACGCGGTCGATGCCGAGCGCATCAAGGGCGCGATCAGCTTCGAGCGCGTGGCGTTCAGCTACGACAGCGAGACACCCGTGCTGCGCGACGTCACTTTCGAGGTGAAACCGGGCCAGCTCGTCGGCGTCGTCGGGCACACCGGAAGCGGAAAGTCCAGTCTGGTCAGCCTGATTCCGCGGTTCTACGACCCGAGCATGGGCACGGTCCGGATCGACGGGGTCGACCTGCGCGACTACAAACTCCACGAACTCCGCCGTCAGATCGCCTACGTCCTGCAGGACACGGTGCTGTTCCGGGGCACGATCCGCGACAACATCGCCTTCGGACGGCCCGACGCCGACCACGACGAGATCGTCGAGATGGCCAAACTGGCCAATGCCCACGAGTTCATCTCCGAGATGCCGCAGGGCTACGACAGCCCGGTCGGGGAGCGGGGGCTCACCCTGTCCGGCGGTCAGCGTCAGCGCATCGGCATCGCCCGGGCCCTGATCCGGGACAGCCCGATCCTCATCCTGGACGAACCGACCGCGGCGCTGGACGCCGAGTCCGAGCGCCTCGTGATGTCGGCACTGCAGCGGTTGATGAAAGACCGCACGGTGATCACGATTGCCCACCGGCTCAGCACAATTCGTGACGCGGACTCGATCGTCGTGCTCGAGGAGGGCCGCGTCGTCGAACAGGGCACGCACACCGAGCTACTGACCGCCGGCGGCAGATACGCCGAACTGCACCGCATCCAATACGAGGACGAGACAACGTGA